A region of Thermobifida halotolerans DNA encodes the following proteins:
- a CDS encoding cold-shock protein: MAQGTVKWFNSEKGFGFIAVDGGGPDVFVHYSAIAGTGFRNLEENQAVEFEITQGPKGPQASDVRAL; the protein is encoded by the coding sequence ATGGCTCAGGGCACCGTGAAGTGGTTCAACTCTGAGAAGGGTTTCGGGTTCATCGCCGTTGACGGCGGCGGCCCGGACGTGTTCGTGCACTACTCGGCGATCGCGGGTACTGGCTTCCGGAACCTGGAAGAGAACCAGGCTGTCGAGTTCGAGATCACCCAGGGCCCCAAGGGCCCCCAGGCGTCTGACGTTCGGGCGCTCTAA